The Chryseobacterium indologenes genomic sequence TATAATCATCGGCCAGAATCCCGGAACCAATGCGCCAAGGATGATGAGTGCTCTGGCAAAAGGAAAAAACAACGGAGCTAAAATTATCGCGGTCAATCCACTTCCGGAAGCCGGTTTAATGGGATTTATCAACCCTCAGAATGTGAAGGCTATCCTTAAAGGCGGAGTACAGCTTGCAGACCTTTATCTGCCGGTAAAGATCAACGGTGATATGGCTCTTTTGAAAGCCCTTGAATTACTTTTAATAGAATTTGAAAAGAAAAATCCGGGAAAGGTTTTTGATGAAGACTTTATCAGGGATAAGACCGTAGGATATGATGAATTCATCAAACAGTTTGATCATCTGAAGCTGGATGAGCTTGCAGCTTTGTCAGGAGTATCTAAGGAAGCCCTTTATCAGGCTGCAAAGATGATCGCATTTAAAAAACGTATTATCATCAGTTGGGGAATGGGCCTTACACAGCAACCTAACGGAGTAGACATGATCAGGGAGATTCTCAATATCCTTTTGCTTAAAGGAAGTATCGGGAAACCGGGAGCCGGTGTTTGTCCCGTTCGTGGTCACAGTAATGTTCAGGGAAACAGAACGATGATGATTGACGAAAAACCTACCGATGAACAACTCGATCGTCTTGAAAATTTCTATGGTTTCAAAGTGCCCCGCAAACATGGATATGATGTCGTACGCGCCATCAAAGCCATTCATGAAGAAAAAATAAAAGTTATGTTTTGTATGGGAGGTAATTTCCTTTCTGCAACACCGGACACAACTTATACTGCTCATGCATTGAGAAAATTAAACCTGTTGGTCTGCGTTTCCACCAAGCTGAACAGGGGGCATCTTGTTCATGGCAAAGAAGCTTTAATTTTACCTACGTATGGACGAAGCGACAAAGATATTGTAAACGGAGAAATACAGATCGTAAGCACCGAGAATTCAATGGGAGTTGTTCAAAGTTCAAAAGGGATGCTGGATGCAGTATCAGATAACTTAGTCAATGAAACCCAGATTGTATGCCGTATGGCCATGGCTACCCTGGGAAGTCGGTCTGTTGTAGACTGGCAGTTGTACCATGACAGCTATGACGCCGTTAGGGATGCTATTGAGCAATGTATTCCCGGTTTTGAAGATTACAATATCAGGGTAAGAGAAAAAGGCGGATTTTATCTTCCCAATGCGGCAAGAGATGAACAGAGTTTTTCTAAAGAACTAGGCGGCAGGGCTCCGTTTACACTAACGGAAATACCGGATAATACCCTTGAAGATGATGAATATATGATGGCAACCACACGTACTCATGATCAGTTTAATACCACTATTTACGGGCTGGATGACCGGTATCGAGGAATTAAAAATGAGCGCCGTGTAATCTTTATGAACCAGCATGATATTGATAAGGCGGGATTTAAAGCCGGAGATAGAGTAGACCTGTACAATTATGACGATGGAATAGAAAGAATTGCCCCTTTGTTTATCATTGTTTCCTATCAGATCCCCGAAAAAAATACAGTAACTTATTTCCCCGAAACGAACGTATTGGTGTCCGTAAACAATGTAGTGAAGGAGAGCAATATGCCGGCTTCAAAATATGTAAGGATCAAAATTAAAAAACACGACCCTGAAGTCTATAAAAAAGTTGATGAAATGCTGTATAAAGGAGCTATTCAGAGACCTTAATCATCATAATTATTGTACTGTATGAAAAGAATACTGCCATTGGTGCTGTTATTAATTTCCGGATGGGTCTTTTGCCAGTCCGGATTTAAGCTTAAAGTAAGTGGAGAAGTCTCAAATCCGTTAGAACTGAATCTGGCTGATCTGTCAAAGATGACCAGAAAAGAGGCTTGGTTAAAGGATAAAGATGGAAACATTCATAAATATTCAGGAGTTCCGGTTTCAGATATTCTTGCCAGGGCAGGAGTTCCCGCGGGAAAAGAGCTTCACGGAGACAATATTTCAAAATACCTTCTTGTAAAATGCGCAGACGGATATCAGGTTTTATTTTCACTGGCAGAACTGGATGCTTCTATTGCAGATAAAAATGTAATTGTGGCAGATACCGTTGATGGTAAACCCTTACCAGAATCAAAGGGGCCGCTGCGCCTTATTGCTGAAGGAGAGAAAAAACCTGCCCGAAGCTCCTACCAATTAGAAGCTTTGGTCGTAGGACAGATAAAAAAATAATCACTATAGAAGACTTTACAGAATCGTATGATTATCAGAAAGAAAGAACATTGGTTCAAAATGCTTTTTGTATGGCATGGCTCGGTATTACCTGGGCTGTTGCCACGTCTTTTTTACTTTTTATATTATCCCTGGGAGTTGTATACCTGCGTGGAGTGATTTTTTCGTTTAAAATTCCTCTGAATCCTGCACCCCTTACTTTATTTGGTTTTGTACTCGCTTTATTCTTAGGATTCAGAAATAACGTAAGCTATGAAAGATTCTGGGAAGGGAGAAAATTATGGGGCGCCTTACTTAACACAGCAAGATCACTGGCGCGTCAGGCATTAACCCTTAATAATTTGGAAAAAAACAGGAGTTCCGTTTCAGAATTTATCCAATTGATAGGTGCTTTTATTTTTGCCCTTAAACACCAGCTGAGAAGAACGGATGCCTATGAAGATCTAAAAAACAGGCTTTCCGAAGACCACCTGAAAGTAGTTGCAGCCTCCAAATATAAACCGGCGGTTATTATGCGGTTATTGGCTGAATGGGTACAAAGGGTAAAAAATGAGGGTGGAATTGATTCTATTCAACAGGCACGTTTTGACGAGAATTTTGATAAGCTTTCTGATATCGTAGGAGGATGTGAGAGAATTATTTCAACTCCGATTCCCTACAGTTACAGGGTTTTGTTGCATCGTACAGTATATATTTACTGTTTTCTTTTACCGTTCGGTCTTGTAGACTCTCTGCGGTGGTTTACTCCTCTTATCGTCGTATTTGTGGCTTATACATTCGTGGCATTTGAGGCCATTGCGGATGAAATTGAAGAACCATTCGGAACCGAAGCTAATGACCTGGCTCTTAATAGTATGTCATTAATGATCGAAGAAACGATTCATGAAATGGCGGGTGAACCTATTCCTGCTTCTCAAAAAGTGGCTCATCATATAATAGACTGATGCATGGTATGGAAAATATGAAAAGCCGGGTATTTATACTGTGGGTCACTCTGTTCATTCTCTGGATATTTTATTCAGATGCTGAATTCATTTGATATTCATACACTTGCATGTGTCTGCGTGTTTCCGGGCCTAAAAATCCATGGCTTAATAAACACACAGAGGCTGTGCATAGACATAGAGATAGGAATTATTTATGTTGAATTCTACTGATTCCGTCTTTCAGGGAAAATACCTCTTTTTCAGGGAATATTTTTTTAATTATTCTGACCGCTTCTTTGCTTCGCTGGCCTGAATGACAATACATAACAATCGGTTGAGAAATGGATGAAATCTGATGAAAAGACTCCTTTAATTCGTCCAACGGAATATTCTTGCCGCCAATATTAAAATTAAGGTGTTCAGATTCAGTGCGGACATCTATTAATTCAAAATTTTCTTGCTCCTGTTTAAGCTTTTCAAAAGGTATACTTTCAATGGTTTGAGGAAGACCTGTAATGGGAGATGCTGTTTTTTTCAGTTTTATTATTTGGGTTCTGCCACTTTTCACATCCATCATCCAAAGTTTTCCGGCTAAAAGATCAGCTGATTGAGTGATATATTTTATGGCTTCATTGGCTTGCATACAGCCTACTATTCCTGCTAAAGTAGGAATTACACCTCCTTCTCTGCAGTTGGGAACCTGTGACTCTTCAGCATCCGGGAAAACATCCCTGTAATTGGGAGAATAGGTTCCGTCTTTCAGCAAAACATTCCAGAGGCTTACCTGGCCTTCATGTT encodes the following:
- a CDS encoding FdhF/YdeP family oxidoreductase, which codes for MEENNKKKIEKEISKEPNAENPFSLLDLKLTHVEKAAAGIPAVMAAFSDLFEEKAPIRGMRALLKMNQIGGFDCPSCAWPDPDDERSVLGEYCENGAKALAEEATTKKVTPEFFKENSLYDLAKLDDYQIGKMGRLTDPMYLAPGATHYEPISWDNAFKKIADHLNALESPDEAAFYTSGRTSNEASFVYQLFAKEFGTNNMPDCSNMCHETSGSALRPTIGIGKGTVTLEDFYDAEVIIIIGQNPGTNAPRMMSALAKGKNNGAKIIAVNPLPEAGLMGFINPQNVKAILKGGVQLADLYLPVKINGDMALLKALELLLIEFEKKNPGKVFDEDFIRDKTVGYDEFIKQFDHLKLDELAALSGVSKEALYQAAKMIAFKKRIIISWGMGLTQQPNGVDMIREILNILLLKGSIGKPGAGVCPVRGHSNVQGNRTMMIDEKPTDEQLDRLENFYGFKVPRKHGYDVVRAIKAIHEEKIKVMFCMGGNFLSATPDTTYTAHALRKLNLLVCVSTKLNRGHLVHGKEALILPTYGRSDKDIVNGEIQIVSTENSMGVVQSSKGMLDAVSDNLVNETQIVCRMAMATLGSRSVVDWQLYHDSYDAVRDAIEQCIPGFEDYNIRVREKGGFYLPNAARDEQSFSKELGGRAPFTLTEIPDNTLEDDEYMMATTRTHDQFNTTIYGLDDRYRGIKNERRVIFMNQHDIDKAGFKAGDRVDLYNYDDGIERIAPLFIIVSYQIPEKNTVTYFPETNVLVSVNNVVKESNMPASKYVRIKIKKHDPEVYKKVDEMLYKGAIQRP
- a CDS encoding molybdopterin-dependent oxidoreductase translates to MKRILPLVLLLISGWVFCQSGFKLKVSGEVSNPLELNLADLSKMTRKEAWLKDKDGNIHKYSGVPVSDILARAGVPAGKELHGDNISKYLLVKCADGYQVLFSLAELDASIADKNVIVADTVDGKPLPESKGPLRLIAEGEKKPARSSYQLEALVVGQIKK
- a CDS encoding HesA/MoeB/ThiF family protein; translated protein: MNDSFERYHCQMALPGFGISSQELLSNARILIVGVGGLGCPCAQYLASSGIGTIGIADDDIVSLSNLHRQILYSPDDIGSYKVDVAAQKLRQQNPSVSVIPYRIRISSSNVMDLISEFDLIIEGTDNFETKSLLNDACVLAGKPLVYGAIYQHEGQVSLWNVLLKDGTYSPNYRDVFPDAEESQVPNCREGGVIPTLAGIVGCMQANEAIKYITQSADLLAGKLWMMDVKSGRTQIIKLKKTASPITGLPQTIESIPFEKLKQEQENFELIDVRTESEHLNFNIGGKNIPLDELKESFHQISSISQPIVMYCHSGQRSKEAVRIIKKIFPEKEVFSLKDGISRIQHK